The genomic stretch TAGCATGTAAAGTAATCAGGAACAGATAGTTAAACCAGCCCAGCTTAAAAGTATGGGAAATGAAACCTGATGCTAACCAGATCACATCAGCTCAGATGCTCGATCAACTGCCACAACTGAAGCAACCTAGACCTGGGCAGCATTTCCGAAAAGTAAAGGTCATCTCAAATGCATAGTTAAATTGGGAAATCCAATTCGGCTCACGGGTGCATATGACCCTGTTGtgtaaaaatatatttcaaatgtcaaaaaattctgaaataaaattccACATGTCATCTAGATACTCTATGTTCCTTCACAAGTTTTCCGGAAAAAGAACATTTTTTGTATCTCAtgtgaaaagacaaaaaaaaaattgatgctCTAACATGATTATTCACGTAacatttatttttgtgtttttCATAAACCCACAAAAAATGTTCTTTTTTCCCGAAAACTTGTGTATGAACATATAATATCCCGATGTACAAGCgaaattttatttcagaatttttaacattttgttgttttgttttttatgcatttttaaggTCTACACATGAAGAGGAACATATCAAGATGCCAAGTtgaccaaaataaaataaaaaccaaTCTGGAAAGAAAGAAGCCACATGGATGGAGATGAGAATCCAATGACTGCCACAGCAGGAACACTCATTACAATAGGCCAACACTTACAGCCTGTTGCATGCTGCAAGATTGTAGGGATAGGAAACCTCTTGCCTAATCTATATGTAGGCATAGCATTATTGCAAATAGCTGCTGATCAGATGTAGCACATATTAATATACTGGTGTCACAATTGATGACGGAGACCTGTTATTAAAAGCAGAAGCAAAAGAGTTATCCGAATTAGAGTGCAGTCCATGAAAGGGCAGATGAATGCACTGGATGTAGCTGATGGGACATGAGCTAGTCTAGTATGGTCTTTCTATTGTGAACAAAACTGAAAATTATAATCCTTTGATTAAGAGCAAAGATGAAAAAACTATAAAAACAGAAAAGTGCAGATATCTCACATTGATTATGGGTGTCTGCCGATGCAACATTGACCGCCAGCTTTGCCTGAAAACAACAAGGCTCGTTTTTCTGTCAAGGAGAAAACAACGAGGTTCTTCTAACTGTTAAGACTATGCAGGGGGATTAAACCAACAATCAAATCAGCAGACCCATTAAAAAAGATGATAGTCAGAGACGACAGATACAAtgacacggcaggttgtgaacttgTAAACAAAGATGTGCGCTGCGCTGAGACCATAGCGACCATATCTACCTTCTTCTGCCATTGTTGGCTGGCTGGGCCATCCATTACACATGTTTTGTGGCACAGGTCGTGGTCCTCCGACTGCAGGCAACCCAGGCACGAACGTGACATGAGATCTGaagaaataaaagcaagaaagcaAGGGGAGAACAGGAaaagaagccaaatccaagaaccCCCTTCCGTTTCCTGTTGTCCACTACAGCATTTTTCAGCTCCCAGTGCCACTCATTGCTCTACAGACAGACGGATACATCTTCCTTGAGGCACTGGTAGGATCGCCGTGTGCCTGTGTGAGTGCTGATGCCACTCACTGCACTCACATGTACCCATTCTGCCGCAGCTGTGAACGGCTGCAAGATCTAGCGGCAATTCAGCCTTGCAGGGCTGAAGACGCTGTTGCCAAGCCACAGGTTTTTTGTTCCAGCTGCAAAAGAGGAGGAGAGCCCCAGTCTGCAGAGCAGAACAGAAGCAGTATTCTTCTGGTTTCATGTGTGAATTTCTCTCACGGGTTTCAACAAATAACAGTTACATCATAGGATACAGAAGTGACAGAGTCTGCATGCCTGCAACAATGTTTCCATGCATTTACCAAGTTCCTGCAGTAACTATTGCCGTACTGAAAACAACAACTGGAACAAAAAGCATTCAACAGCGACCATCAGCAAATTCACATTTTTAACAGCTGCAGAAGCAGCAACCAACTAATCAGCATATTTACAATACCAATATGACTATATGAGCAAATGACAACATTTTGTAGGACGGAGAGTTGTAAAACCTATAATGATAGTCGCACCTTCAAAAATATGGCGATAATTCACACTTCATGCAGGGAAAATATGTGTGCTTCCATCATGCAAGAAAGTACCAAATACAAGTTGCAGAGTTCATATGTTCTATTATTACAAAAAAAATTGCAGTCACCCATTTCCATGCCATggttctttcttggcagaaacTAATAACCTCATCCATTAATAACAAGTGCATAGCCAAAAACAATATGAGAAAAGTAGGGAGGGGTAAATGTAGGTACAGGGAGTGTTCATGCGGGGAATAGAACCATCGCCCTAGCATGCATCCATGATCATTATTTTCTTCAGTGTACAAATGAGTGCATAGATCGTCACTTGAGAAACTAACATGGTGAACTCAGAACAGATTGAAGTACACGACAGTGTCCTTTGCCATGACCAGCAAAAGCAGCTTGAAGTATATCAAAGCCCACTTCCTGGTGATATCGTGGTGCACATAGTCCAGAAAGATCTCCTTGTTGAACATGTAAATCTGATGGTATACCGCAGCAACCATAAGAGATGTGCTTATGCTGTTTCTTGAGGTAAGAAGCAGAGCTGGGATCATGTAAAAAGTAACTTGTGTTGCTATCTCTGATCGACTGACTTTAGAGCTTTCGCTTGTCAATGGGCTGCTCCTAGGTTTAGCAATACTTGCTTCCAGTGGGCTGAATGCCACAACTTTAGGGAAGGCTCCTTCAGTCGCTTTCAGTTCATCCGAGACCTGTCAGACTTGGAAACATCAGATTCATGGGAAACAGTTTGGTTGGTGAAATAAGTGAAAAATCAAGAAACAGTTTGGTTGGTGACAAACCTGTGTCTTCTGCATGGGAGATCCATTGGATGCTACAGTAGAAAACCAACGCGGTAAAAACTGTGTGCCGCTGAGGTGTGATGTTGGCTCATATCCCAAAACCTACACATGCGTACATTAGACACAAGACCAAGAATCTGCAAACTAGATCATAACACACTTTATATTTCTTGAATAAAAAAGAAACCACATGACAAGGGCCAGTTCATTATTATCAGTAGCCTGAGTTTCAAATAGAAAAAACCTCAGTTTTCATTAATCAATCCAGAAAACAAATTTGTCTCTTGGCTTCTGTATTCCATCCAAAATCATATGTGTTCTACAATCCTACATTCCTACTGTCAACCATCAGCAAAGTCATGCAAACCCATGCCACCAACAACCGTGCATGCATTTGAGTAGAGAGAGTAGAGAACTAGAGAGGTGAGGGAATTTGGGAAGCCTGAGTGCCAGGCAGAGATGTAGGAAGTTAATTGCTGAGTGATGTGAAGTCTCGCGGTTGCAATAAAAAGCAAGCATGACCTCTAAATTTCCCTTTATGCAGTGTATGTTGTATGTCTTTGCCTATATTAAATTAAAAATATTCAGTATAATCCATGGTGTCCATACTAAAAAGCTTATATtccctccgtcccaccaaaagtgtctcaactttgtcaaaatttggatgtatctacctactagatagtgtctagatacatctaaattttaataaacttgAGACACTTttagtgggacggagggagtactagattactTCTACAGAATGGTTAATTGTCAAGCGCACTTCACAATTTGGTCTGGCAAAAAGCAACATTTTATAATAGCATCGACAAGGATATGCCCCCCAAAAAAATCCAAACATCATATCTCCCGAGGTGTCATGATATAGGCTAGATGAGCTAACATGCAGATTGATATGTTGCTATACCTTTTCTCAACCATCGACATTCGATTATTAATCTTTGATTAACTGAACACGAAAATTTGTTTTGGAAACTTTACTAATTCTGAATATAGCCACAATATTATCATGCTTCCGCACATGCCCATTATGTCAGTTGACCATTTCTAGTGGAGGTTCGATGATTGAACCTGCTTAGAAGTACAAGAGAGACTCACTGTATTTTTTTAGGGACAAATCAAGAATTTTCGATTTATTTCAGTTACCATAACAGGGCATGGGGTGGAGATATAGAGGTATATTTCTGTCAACTCCGGAACAAGGATAATCTGAGTCTGCTAATTTTTAGGTACAAGCATTCTCTTGCGCATATTCATAACTAAATTTACAACCTGGGCAGTAACTGCCAGATGCCATCCAAATTCTAATTAACCTAATTCACAGTCATTAAAATGTGGAACAGATCTTGGCAAGCGGGAAATCATGGCATCACTTGGCAGTAGCTTTCTTGATTGTGGCAAAGACTCCATCCCAACTTCTGAGATACCATAGTGTCTTAGCGTAAAACTCGAATATGAAATTGGAAGTGTAATCACCCTTTGTTGCAGAAAAAACCCGTATCAGATTCACACTAGCTCCTGATGTTAAGTCACTGATCAGAGTAAAAACACAAAGCAGGAGCAACAAATATACAAATTTCCCCTCCTACTCTAGCCAAGTAGCCATTGGCAGATATGTGTGCATTGATGTTCCATGTACATGACTGGCATTGAAAATCCACTCCCGCAAATCGTAAACCATGTCAAACTCGCATATCAAAGGCCTAATACATGTCCTTTGTTTCTATACACTCTACCGCTATTTCACCATGTTATTGGATTCTAATAAACAGAGCTATATGCACTTATACTACATAGTGCAAAATATGTTAATACTTAATACATACTACCAAATACGGTGTACAATCAGAACCTCCAATATACAGACAAACAATTTTCCATCCTTCATAACGAACCGGACGAAATCAAACGACACATGCAGGATCAGATGCGATACATGCGTCAGATCAAAACACGGGCGGCCAGGGCATAACGCTCGCGATCAAGCACATCAAGACATCCCAGGTAGATTTATAAAAAAGAAGTCTACACTGAACACGGGCGAAAGGGATGGGGATACAAACCGTGCCGGGGCGGGGAGGGGATCCAGCCGCAGgggacggggcggcggcggcggggtggcgCGGGAGGGAGGAGAGCGCGCGGGACCCGGCCAGGGGAGCTGGCGCCGCGTCCGGGCGGGAGAGGGCGAGGGCTAGGGTTCTGGATCGGGCGAGGAATCGTgacgccatggcggcggcgatgtCTGTCGTCGGCTACCCTGTTCTTTGCGTATGGTCGCGATGAGgacgggaggaggaagaagaaagagccAGAAGCTGGTCTTGGGCCCGGCCCTGGGCCTCGTGCTGGCATGGGCCTCAGAATGGAGGCTCAGAGATGAATGGGCCGCCCAAGCATTTGCTAACATGCCGCATGAATCAAGATGCAAATCTAATATCTTCGGAGGTGAACGAGCTCTAACCTAATTCTCGGTTAACCGGAATTAGCAAAATCGAATAAAAACCTAGAAGAGTTATAATCATTAGCGGAACTAATTCATAATTTGATCCTGGGAAACATATAAGTGCATTTTCATTGGTTAGTGTTTGCCAAAACAATTTTTTGTATTAATCATCGATGCATGTCAAGTTGTTGCTCCGAAAATGGTTACATGGTAAACAAAAACATGTCACCAACCTGATGTGGCATATCATTTGTAACTTCGTAAGTATGAATACTCGACTTCGTAAAAAAATATGTGCATGTTATACTTGAATTATGGCATCGGGTTAACGAATACATGAATTAACTCTCGGAGTCGTAGTGAACCTTTG from Lolium rigidum isolate FL_2022 chromosome 4, APGP_CSIRO_Lrig_0.1, whole genome shotgun sequence encodes the following:
- the LOC124707750 gene encoding succinate dehydrogenase subunit 4, mitochondrial-like; protein product: MASRFLARSRTLALALSRPDAAPAPLAGSRALSSLPRHPAAAAPSPAAGSPPRPGTVLGYEPTSHLSGTQFLPRWFSTVASNGSPMQKTQVSDELKATEGAFPKVVAFSPLEASIAKPRSSPLTSESSKVSRSEIATQVTFYMIPALLLTSRNSISTSLMVAAVYHQIYMFNKEIFLDYVHHDITRKWALIYFKLLLLVMAKDTVVYFNLF